In Oryza sativa Japonica Group chromosome 3, ASM3414082v1, one DNA window encodes the following:
- the LOC4332356 gene encoding cytosolic enolase 3 produces MSVQEYLEKHLLSRKIEEAVNAAVRAKAPDPVLFISNHMRRAAPAVITSVRARQILDGRGEPAVEVSLHTNKAVHRASAAAADAPEGAAADAVRDAEKRKLLARAVADAVRVINDKVSEALVGMDPQQQSQIDQAIMDLDKAHHKAEIGVNSMLAVSIAACKAGAAEKEVPLYKHIAELVGKSATTLPIPAITVINGGTHAGNSLPIQEIMILPVGAKNFEEAMQMGSETYHHLKDIILEKYGSNSCNIGDDGGFAPNISSITEGLDLVIEAINRAGYNGRIKLAIDVAATDFCMGNKYDMEFKFAEKSGQGFKTADDLIEIYSQLCSEYPLVSIEQPFDKDDWEHSKKFTTLELCQVVGDDLLMSDPERIKRAVNEYTCNALVLKANQVGTVTEAIEVVRQAKDAHWGVMVSHRSGDTDDSFIADLAVGAAAGQIKAGAPCRGECLSKYNQLLRIEEELGSDGVYAGENWRTTASTS; encoded by the exons ATGTCGGTGCAGGAGTACCTGGAGAAGCACCTGCTGTCGCGCAAGATCGAGGAGGCCGTGAACGCGGCGGTCCGCGCCAAGGCCCCCGACCCGGTGCTCTTCATCTCCAACCACATGCgccgggcggcgccggccgtgATCACGAGCGTGCGGGCGCGCCAGATCCTCGACGGCCGCGGGGAGCCCGCCGTGGAGGTCAGCCTCCACACCAACAAGGCCGTGCACCGcgcctccgcggccgccgcggacgcccccgagggcgccgccgccgacgccgtcagGGACGCCGAGAAGCGGAAGCTGCTCGCCAGGGCGGTCGCCGATGCGGTGCGGGTGATCAACGACAAGGTGTCGGAGGCGCTTGTGGGAATGGATCCGCAGCAGCAGTCGCAGATCGACCAGGCCATCATGGACTTGGACAAGGCGCATCACAAG GCTGAGATTGGAGTGAATTCTATGTTGGCTGTATCAATTGCAGCTTGTAAAGCAGGTGCTGCTGAAAAAGAG GTTCCATTGTACAAGCATATAGCAGAACTTGTTGGGAAAAGCGCTACGACACTTCCCATCCCTGCAATTACAGTCATTAATGGAGGAACACATGCTGGAAACAGTCTCCCTATTCAA GAAATTATGATCCTTCCTGTTGGTGCCAAAAACTTTGAAGAAGCAATGCAGATGGGTTCTGAGACATATCATCATCTGAAG GATATCATCTTGGAGAAATATGGTTCAAACAGCTGCAACATAGGTGATGATGGTGGATTTGCTCCAAATATTTCCAG CATAACCGAAGGCTTGGATCTTGTCATTGAGGCAATAAATAGAGCTGGATATAATGGAAGGATCAAGCTAGCAATTGATGTCGCCGCTACCGATTTTTGCATGG GAAATAAGTATGACATGGAGTTCAAGTTTGCAGAGAAATCAGGGCAGGGCTTCAAAACTGCAGATGATTTGATtgagatttatagccagctttGTTCAG AGTACCCACTTGTCTCAATCGAACAGCCCTTTGATAAAGATGACTGGGAGCATTCGAAGAAGTTTACCACCCTAGAGCTGTGCCAG GTTGTAGGTGATGACTTATTGATGTCAGATCCCGAACGCATTAAGCGGGCAGTAAATGAGTATACCTGCAATGCTCTTGTTCTCAAG GCTAATCAAGTAGGCACTGTCACGGAAGCCATAGAGGTTGTGAGACAGGCAAAGGATGCTCATTGGGGCGTAATGGTGTCACATAGGTCCGGGGACACTGATGATTCTTTCATTGCTGACTTGGCTGTTGGTGCTGCTGCTGGACAGATCAAAGCGGGTGCTCCTTGCCGTGGAGAATGTCTCAGTAAATACAATCAG CTGCTTAGAATAGAGGAAGAACTTGGAAGTGACGGTGTTTATGCAGGGGAAAATTGGAGAACCACCGCAAGCACAAGCTGA
- the LOC4332357 gene encoding 17.9 kDa class I heat shock protein, whose translation MSLIRRSNVFDPFSLDLWDPFDGFPFGSGGSSSGSIFPSFPRGASSETAAFAGARIDWKETPEAHVFKADVPGLKKEEVKVEVDDGNILQISGERNKEQEEKTDQWHRVERSSGKFLRRFRLPDNAKPEQIKASMENGVLTVTVPKEEAKKPDVKSIQISG comes from the coding sequence ATGTCGCTGATCCGCCGCAGCAACGTGTTCGACCCCTTCTCCCTCGACCTCTGGGACCCCTTCGACGGCTTCCCCTTCGgctccggcggcagcagcagcggcagcatctTCCCGTCCTTCCCGCGCGGCGCCTCCTCCGAGACCGCGGCCTTCGCCGGCGCGCGGATCGACTGGAAGGAGACGCCCGAGGCGCACGTGTTCAAGGCGGACGTGCCGGGGCTGAAGAAGGAGGAGGTCAAGGTGGAGGTGGACGACGGCAACATCCTGCAGATCAGCGGCGAGCGCAACAaggagcaggaggagaagaCGGACCAGTGGCACCGCGTGGAGCGCAGCAGCGGCAAGTTCCTCCGCAGGTTCCGCCTCCCCGACAACGCCAAGCCGGAGCAGATCAAGGCGTCCATGGAGAACGGCGTGCTCACCGTCACGGTTCCCAAGGAGGAGGCCAAGAAGCCCGACGTCAAGTCCATCCAGATCTCCGGCTAG
- the LOC112938306 gene encoding uncharacterized protein, which yields MTLFGIMTMKVFIGASSLALSSFFSCACVTIILFQRTDGEDGNGRGSGNDGGCDGSDDDGGGSGGGGDDDGGGDDGGGGGDQTTDGAVDAGINIKRRRHYPPDMKRAIYALCLERSDPGMMKEGVTKSVATDMGVPWRVVQHVWRHGQIGGGIEAFESKKKNNCGRKKLSFNPDAIKDVPLRQRRTLRDLANALHMSKTTLFRRLKEGRFRRHTNAIKFTLTEDNMKACVQFCIQMLDSQSIPDEPTFKSLYNIVYIDEKWFYRTKPDENYYLSLDEPNPRRNVKSKNFIDKVMFLAAKARPRFDEYGECTFDGKIGIFPFTYWEAAKRSSRSRERGTMELKAMTSVTRDIIRNYLIEKVLPAIKHKWPNEERGLPIFIQQDNAKTHIAVDDPAFLSVAQEDGIAVIVSEVISIKHRRN from the exons ATGACTTTGTTTGGGATTATGACAATGAAGGTGTTCATAGGAGCTTCTTCTCTTGctttgtcttcttttttttcttgtgcatgTGTGACTATAATTTTGTTTCAACGCACAGATGGTGAAGATGGCAATGGCCGCGGCAGTGGCAACGACGGTGGCTgcgacggcagcgacgacgatggcggcggcagcggcggcggcggcgatgacgacggtggtggcgacgacggcggcggtggcggcgatcaaACCACCGATGGAGCAGTCGATGCAG GTATCAATATCAAGAGGAGGAGACACTACCCTCCTGATATGAAACGAGCCATATATGCATTGTGTTTGGAGAGATCGGATCCTGGTATGATGAAGGAGGGAGTGACAAAGTCAGTTGCTACTGATATGGGGGTTCCATGGAGAGTTGTTCAGCATGTATGGCGACATGGACAAATTGGAGGTGGAATTGAAGCTTTCGAATCGAAGAAGAAGAATAACTGTGGCCGCAAGAAACTTTCTTTTAACCCTGATGCCATCAAAGATGTACCGCTTAGGCAACGCCGAACACTCCGTGACCTAGCTAACGCTTTGCATATGTCAAAAACCACATTGTTTAGGCGTTTGAAGGAAGGAAGGTTTAGGCGCCATACAAATGCCATAAAGTTCACCTTGACCGAAGATAACATGAAGGCCTGTGTGCAATTTTGCATACAAATGCTTGATAGCCAAAGCATACCGGACGAGCCAACTTTCAAATCTTTGTACAACATTGTGTATATAGATGAGAAATGGTTTTATAGGACAAAGCCGGACGAAAATTATTACTTGTCACTTGATGAACCGAACCCTCGAAGAAATGTGAAGAGCAAAAATTTCATTGATAAGGTTATGTTTCTAGCAGCGAAAGCCCGTCCAAGGTTTGATGAGTATGGCGAATGTACATTTGATGGAAAAATTGGGATTTTTCCCTTCACTTACTGGGAGGCAGCCAAGAGGAGTAGTCGCAGTAGGGAGAGGG GAACCATGGAGCTCAAGGCCATGACATCTGTCACGAGGGACATTATCCGGAACTATCTCATTGAAAAGGTTTTGCCGGCCATCAAACATAAATGGCCTAATGAGGAACGAGGACTTCCAATATTCATCCAACAAGACAATGCAAAGACCCATATTGCAGTTGATGATCCTGCATTTTTAAGTGTTGCACAAGAAGATGG CATTGCAGTCATTGTTTCAGAAGTCATCTCCATCAAACATCGAAGAAATTGA
- the LOC107275878 gene encoding protein ENHANCED DOWNY MILDEW 2 isoform X1: MVENHVSKEDSKNYKLRMGFVDGHICAICDDGGNLIRCEGACRRYFHRTISNDADFNCETLNMSQEQVESSKFICKNCVYKQHQCFGCGELGSSDMSSGSAEVYQCSKSRCRRFYHPKCLAEFDSSKNPPVFECPLHECFACKNKGEKYNEETCKNKGQESIKKKQGAENNKKMHLALCRRCPIAYHRKCLPRNISSVPKGCLPRKWKTNKGQVFFYCLKHTMVEHLRSATRDHLKFPKVMEEHMQKYVPKREVENKKLIVYVRKRHRGASKKQGASMVEEVDHGTMESDHVQRSRDINLRAHEQTEAPRNYMSDRNTSTGFVLSFAPKSLFPLPYPGNCGWLDD, from the exons ATGGTGGAGAATCATGTGTCAAAAGAGGATTCAAAGAATTATAAATTGAGGATGGGCTTTGtg GATGGCCATATTTGTGCAATTTGTGATGATGGTGGTAATTTGATACG CTGTGAGGGTGCCTGTCGAAGGTATTTCCACCGAACCATTTCCAATGATGCAGATTTTAACTGTGAAACTCTCAACATGAGTCAAGAACAAGTG GAATCATCAAAGTTCATATGCAAGAACTGTGTGTATAAGCAACACCAATGCTTTGGTTGTGGAGAGTTGGGATCCTCTGACATGTCATCGGGTTCAGCTGAG GTATATCAGTGCAGTAAGAGCAGATGCAGACGCTTTTACCATCCTAAGTGTCTTGCTGAATTTGACTCTAGTAAGAACCCACCAGTTTTTGAATGCCCCCTGCATGAATGCTTTGCATGCAAGAACAAAGGGGAAAAATATAACGAGGAAACATGCAAGAACAAGGGGCAGGAGAGTATCAAGAAAAAACAAGGGGCGGAAAACAACAAGAAAATGCACCTGGCATTATGCAGGCGATGTCCAATAGCATACCATCGCAAGTGCTTGCCCAG GAATATTTCCTCTGTTCCCAAAGGTTGTCTTCCAAGGAAATGGAAAACTAATAAGGGCCAAGTTTTCTTCTATTGCCT AAAGCATACGATGGTAGAACATCTCAGAAGTGCAACAAGGGATCACCTCAAATTTCCAAAAGTTATGGAAGAGCACATGCAGAAGTATGTTCCCAAAAGAGAAGTTGAAAACAAAAAACTTATTGTTTATGTTAGGAAACGACATAGAGGTGCATCTAAGAAACAAGGAGCTTCCATGGTGGAAGAAGTTGATCATGGGACCATGGAAAGTGATCATGTTCAGAGAAGTAGAGATATTAATCTGCGAGCACATGAACAAACCGAAGCACCTCGAAACTATATGTCTGACCGTAACACAAGCACTGGTTTCGTGTTGTCTTTTGCACCTAAGTCCTTGTTCCCACTCCCATATCCAGGCAATTGTGGTTGGCTTGATGATTGA
- the LOC107275878 gene encoding protein ENHANCED DOWNY MILDEW 2 isoform X2, with translation MSQEQVESSKFICKNCVYKQHQCFGCGELGSSDMSSGSAEVYQCSKSRCRRFYHPKCLAEFDSSKNPPVFECPLHECFACKNKGEKYNEETCKNKGQESIKKKQGAENNKKMHLALCRRCPIAYHRKCLPRNISSVPKGCLPRKWKTNKGQVFFYCLKHTMVEHLRSATRDHLKFPKVMEEHMQKYVPKREVENKKLIVYVRKRHRGASKKQGASMVEEVDHGTMESDHVQRSRDINLRAHEQTEAPRNYMSDRNTSTGFVLSFAPKSLFPLPYPGNCGWLDD, from the exons ATGAGTCAAGAACAAGTG GAATCATCAAAGTTCATATGCAAGAACTGTGTGTATAAGCAACACCAATGCTTTGGTTGTGGAGAGTTGGGATCCTCTGACATGTCATCGGGTTCAGCTGAG GTATATCAGTGCAGTAAGAGCAGATGCAGACGCTTTTACCATCCTAAGTGTCTTGCTGAATTTGACTCTAGTAAGAACCCACCAGTTTTTGAATGCCCCCTGCATGAATGCTTTGCATGCAAGAACAAAGGGGAAAAATATAACGAGGAAACATGCAAGAACAAGGGGCAGGAGAGTATCAAGAAAAAACAAGGGGCGGAAAACAACAAGAAAATGCACCTGGCATTATGCAGGCGATGTCCAATAGCATACCATCGCAAGTGCTTGCCCAG GAATATTTCCTCTGTTCCCAAAGGTTGTCTTCCAAGGAAATGGAAAACTAATAAGGGCCAAGTTTTCTTCTATTGCCT AAAGCATACGATGGTAGAACATCTCAGAAGTGCAACAAGGGATCACCTCAAATTTCCAAAAGTTATGGAAGAGCACATGCAGAAGTATGTTCCCAAAAGAGAAGTTGAAAACAAAAAACTTATTGTTTATGTTAGGAAACGACATAGAGGTGCATCTAAGAAACAAGGAGCTTCCATGGTGGAAGAAGTTGATCATGGGACCATGGAAAGTGATCATGTTCAGAGAAGTAGAGATATTAATCTGCGAGCACATGAACAAACCGAAGCACCTCGAAACTATATGTCTGACCGTAACACAAGCACTGGTTTCGTGTTGTCTTTTGCACCTAAGTCCTTGTTCCCACTCCCATATCCAGGCAATTGTGGTTGGCTTGATGATTGA